One window from the genome of Alkalihalobacillus sp. LMS6 encodes:
- a CDS encoding BsuPI-related putative proteinase inhibitor, translating into MKTLNVLMGLTFAFTLAACGGQAEEEEDQNIPAGGDSTMSEEWVFTVDHQLSDDMLFVDMYIENGTDEAQTLTFPSQQLYEITLVNAQEEEVFRYSDEHMFAQSVTERTYEPGEIEDVREEISTENMPAGAYMMTVELLVDESIVESLSDPNTFTRSVEVEISES; encoded by the coding sequence TTGAAAACGTTGAATGTACTAATGGGCCTGACGTTTGCTTTTACATTAGCAGCTTGTGGTGGCCAGGCTGAGGAAGAAGAAGATCAGAATATTCCAGCTGGAGGAGATTCTACTATGTCTGAGGAGTGGGTATTTACAGTTGATCATCAACTTTCAGATGATATGCTATTTGTAGACATGTACATTGAAAACGGAACAGATGAAGCACAGACGTTAACCTTTCCATCGCAACAATTATATGAAATCACACTTGTGAATGCACAAGAAGAAGAAGTATTTCGTTACTCGGATGAGCATATGTTTGCTCAAAGCGTAACGGAAAGAACGTATGAGCCAGGCGAAATTGAAGACGTGCGAGAAGAGATTTCTACAGAAAATATGCCAGCAGGAGCGTATATGATGACAGTGGAGCTTTTAGTTGACGAAAGTATTGTTGAATCACTAAGCGATCCAAATACGTTTACACGGTCTGTTGAAGTAGAAATTAGTGAATCGTAA
- a CDS encoding GNAT family N-acetyltransferase gives MVEIDELSADTTAETKRELTYLFEKQLHNIAGKKAMMQIEHLLNEALLPQSQTYFFIARYEGQAVAFAFFNTMTSFQKGGQYIWLNEIYVEEEYRNQGIAKKLLLRIIYWAETRNIKGIELETGLNNEATKSLYNSLGFYDVVSKRYSFRF, from the coding sequence ATGGTTGAAATTGATGAACTTTCAGCGGATACAACGGCTGAAACAAAACGCGAACTGACCTATCTTTTTGAAAAACAGCTTCACAACATTGCTGGTAAAAAGGCGATGATGCAAATTGAACACCTTTTGAATGAAGCCCTTCTCCCTCAATCACAAACGTATTTCTTTATTGCACGCTACGAAGGTCAAGCAGTTGCATTTGCTTTTTTCAATACAATGACTAGCTTTCAAAAAGGCGGACAGTACATTTGGCTCAACGAGATTTATGTTGAAGAAGAGTACCGGAACCAAGGCATCGCAAAAAAACTGTTGCTTCGGATTATTTACTGGGCTGAAACACGTAATATTAAAGGCATTGAGCTCGAAACTGGTTTAAATAATGAAGCCACAAAATCTTTATATAATTCCCTCGGTTTTTATGATGTTGTGTCCAAACGGTATTCCTTCCGTTTTTAA
- a CDS encoding DEAD/DEAH box helicase: protein MNQSSIWIHSGWVNQSFFVWAEAKGQTNQAKSGFIYPFLYSPFELKLRLFQNDPISFYGTFLTLSRSIIHVPLVQREFQSYVGSTIIYQSADSWKTHFFPIEGISFTLEEFVQFLPLFRTWKTDFQLADDFNIWLRFMDDVYTLIEEGYFEPNQSGKWVLKVKEQWYINWASSIPMSSFSIATSQENQSMEQEEEEHYAQRKSIMEALIDCTIRELLQEEEVTVLYDEWKQSVEEPLQPLLSTLKTRTPMTTKENWSPHAIQDRLGVKQREPFKTAIVLNEPKENQVDWTLSLALIDRTNREQVIPVKQLLTGDHPWLTNPIPQLKKDLSHIQDDFHSLSAISLSAPTVTVTSEEAFELFMQHDRFEQIGVTLIVPNQLKQTPSIKVKLKDMQQDRYSGVDPILNWNSLSQFDYSIMVGSQEMSQEEFQTYVSEQKSLLHLNNQWLVWDPNLAERLKNFLDQIQDQYTYLDAWRLDQEEDGLEELDDIDLSIEWSEKVQEKLPQLYRREPALVPVPSTLQGSLRMYQQQGFSWLVHLRQIGFGGCLADDMGLGKSIQTIAYLLYILEQQQQKAEPFLLICPTSLLYNWEAECQKFAPELNVFIHHGNDRILEKDKRLSEYDLVITSYTLALRDERLLHEYNWNGLILDEAQHIKNKETKQRKAIRKLHATHRIALTGTPIENRLTELWSLMDLLNPSLLGNYKQFYATYIKPIEKDGDNERQQQLRTVIHPFLLRRTKETTDSELNLPAKHEELKHVPLTIEQVGLYQAIVNDIEDQIHSVSTMERRALILRTITRLKQICNHPAQFLKAPIEAHRSGKWETFQTLIHEIYERKESTLIFTQYKEMGKLIRSYLEETYGATSFLHGGLTKKQRLEAIETFQDREGPSFFVLSLKAGGVGLNLTKATNVIHYDRWWNPAVENQATDRAYRIGQTDEVHVYKLLTEGTIEEKIDRMITGKQHLADGILASSSQVTELSDEELLSLLRLS from the coding sequence GTGAACCAATCATCCATATGGATTCATAGTGGCTGGGTCAATCAGTCCTTTTTCGTTTGGGCAGAGGCAAAAGGTCAAACCAATCAAGCGAAAAGCGGGTTTATTTATCCTTTTCTCTACTCCCCTTTCGAATTAAAGTTACGACTGTTTCAAAACGATCCTATTTCTTTTTACGGAACGTTCTTAACACTATCACGGTCAATTATTCACGTCCCTCTCGTTCAACGTGAATTTCAGTCCTATGTCGGATCGACAATTATTTATCAATCGGCCGATTCATGGAAAACACATTTTTTTCCAATAGAAGGCATTTCGTTCACTTTAGAAGAATTTGTTCAGTTCCTACCTTTGTTTCGCACATGGAAAACAGATTTCCAGCTAGCAGACGATTTTAACATTTGGCTCCGGTTTATGGATGACGTTTACACTTTAATTGAAGAGGGTTATTTTGAACCGAATCAATCTGGAAAATGGGTTTTAAAAGTAAAAGAACAGTGGTATATAAATTGGGCTTCGTCGATACCAATGTCATCGTTCTCCATCGCCACCAGTCAAGAAAATCAATCCATGGAGCAAGAGGAAGAGGAGCACTATGCTCAGCGCAAATCTATTATGGAAGCATTGATTGATTGCACAATTCGTGAGTTATTACAAGAAGAAGAGGTCACGGTCCTCTATGATGAATGGAAGCAGTCTGTTGAAGAACCATTACAGCCTCTTCTATCAACATTAAAAACGAGAACCCCAATGACAACGAAAGAAAATTGGTCACCCCATGCGATTCAAGACCGGTTAGGGGTAAAGCAACGAGAACCGTTTAAAACAGCCATTGTATTAAATGAACCAAAGGAAAACCAAGTGGACTGGACGCTTTCCCTTGCCTTGATTGATCGAACAAATCGTGAGCAAGTGATACCGGTTAAACAATTGTTAACAGGGGATCATCCTTGGCTGACAAATCCCATTCCTCAATTAAAGAAAGATTTATCGCACATACAAGATGATTTCCATTCGCTATCGGCTATTAGCTTATCGGCACCAACTGTTACGGTTACGAGCGAAGAGGCATTTGAGCTGTTTATGCAACATGATCGATTTGAGCAAATTGGTGTAACCTTAATCGTGCCTAACCAGTTAAAACAAACACCATCTATCAAAGTAAAATTAAAAGACATGCAGCAAGATCGTTATAGCGGTGTTGACCCTATTTTGAATTGGAACAGTCTGTCACAATTTGATTATTCGATTATGGTTGGGTCTCAAGAAATGTCGCAAGAAGAATTTCAAACGTACGTAAGTGAACAAAAATCACTTTTACATCTTAATAATCAATGGCTCGTGTGGGATCCAAACCTTGCAGAACGGCTTAAGAACTTTTTGGATCAAATTCAAGATCAGTATACGTATTTAGATGCATGGCGCCTAGATCAAGAAGAGGACGGTCTTGAAGAACTTGATGACATTGACCTTTCTATTGAGTGGTCGGAAAAAGTTCAAGAGAAGCTACCACAATTGTACCGACGCGAACCTGCTCTTGTACCTGTGCCTTCCACACTCCAAGGCAGCTTACGCATGTATCAACAACAAGGCTTTAGTTGGCTCGTTCACTTGCGCCAAATTGGGTTTGGAGGATGTTTAGCAGATGATATGGGCTTAGGAAAGTCTATTCAAACCATTGCTTACCTCCTTTATATACTTGAGCAACAACAGCAAAAAGCGGAGCCTTTTTTACTCATTTGTCCGACTTCCCTGCTCTATAATTGGGAAGCAGAATGTCAAAAATTCGCTCCTGAACTAAACGTATTTATTCACCATGGCAACGATCGAATTCTTGAAAAAGATAAACGACTGAGTGAATACGATTTAGTCATTACATCTTATACCCTTGCATTACGAGATGAACGTCTACTTCACGAGTACAATTGGAATGGCCTTATTCTAGATGAGGCCCAGCATATAAAAAATAAAGAAACCAAACAGCGTAAAGCCATTCGCAAGCTCCATGCGACACATCGAATTGCGTTAACTGGAACGCCGATTGAAAATCGATTAACGGAACTATGGTCATTAATGGATTTACTGAATCCGTCCTTACTTGGCAACTATAAGCAGTTTTATGCAACGTACATTAAACCAATCGAAAAAGACGGAGACAACGAGCGCCAGCAACAGCTACGAACAGTGATTCATCCGTTTCTTTTAAGACGTACAAAAGAAACAACGGACTCAGAATTAAATTTACCTGCAAAACATGAGGAGTTGAAGCACGTTCCATTAACGATTGAGCAAGTAGGCTTATACCAAGCAATTGTCAATGATATTGAAGACCAAATTCATTCGGTTTCAACAATGGAGCGGCGCGCACTTATCTTACGGACAATCACGCGTTTAAAACAAATTTGTAACCATCCAGCTCAATTTTTAAAAGCGCCTATTGAAGCGCATCGTTCCGGTAAGTGGGAAACGTTCCAAACATTGATTCATGAAATTTATGAGCGAAAAGAAAGTACACTCATTTTTACCCAGTATAAAGAAATGGGCAAACTCATACGTTCCTATCTAGAAGAAACGTATGGTGCAACCTCTTTTTTACATGGAGGATTAACAAAGAAACAACGACTAGAAGCGATTGAAACCTTTCAAGATCGTGAAGGCCCTTCCTTCTTTGTTTTATCACTAAAAGCAGGCGGCGTTGGCTTAAATTTAACAAAAGCGACGAACGTCATTCACTACGATCGATGGTGGAATCCAGCAGTTGAAAACCAAGCAACCGATCGCGCCTATCGAATTGGCCAAACAGACGAAGTTCATGTTTACAAGTTGCTAACAGAAGGGACAATTGAGGAAAAAATTGATCGAATGATTACAGGCAAGCAACATTTGGCCGACGGCATTTTAGCCTCTTCCTCACAAGTAACAGAACTAAGCGATGAAGAATTACTTTCTTTATTACGATTAAGTTAA
- a CDS encoding YitT family protein has product MIRKLGKIFIVIIGSFLLASSLNFFLLPADVFASGFTGVAQLLSYVVPLSTGILLLLLNIPVAILGWLKVGKSFTIYSFASVVLTTIFLEVLPVYAFSEDIMLNAVFGGVIAAGGAGLLLKWGASSGGLDIIVLVLARMSDRPVGSFFFILNSIIVVASGIMLDPEKALFTLISIYVTSRFIDAIHTRYVKLTAMIVTKNADTLNKAIHQRLTRGITRIPAKGGYTFEEKEMLVIVITRYELYELKNIVEEVDPAAFTNIVETANIFGLFRKD; this is encoded by the coding sequence ATGATTCGTAAACTTGGAAAAATCTTCATTGTTATTATTGGTTCGTTTTTACTTGCAAGTTCACTAAATTTCTTCCTTCTACCAGCTGATGTATTTGCGAGTGGCTTTACGGGTGTCGCCCAGCTTTTATCCTATGTTGTGCCATTATCTACAGGGATTCTACTATTGCTATTAAACATCCCAGTCGCAATCCTTGGCTGGCTTAAAGTTGGAAAAAGCTTCACGATCTATAGCTTTGCAAGTGTTGTGCTGACAACAATCTTTTTAGAAGTGTTGCCTGTTTATGCCTTTTCTGAAGACATTATGTTAAATGCCGTCTTCGGTGGGGTTATCGCTGCAGGTGGCGCAGGATTGCTTCTTAAATGGGGCGCATCTTCAGGTGGTTTGGATATTATTGTACTCGTGTTAGCGCGAATGTCCGACCGGCCTGTTGGCAGCTTTTTCTTTATTTTAAATTCAATCATTGTTGTGGCATCAGGAATTATGCTAGATCCTGAAAAAGCATTATTTACGTTAATTTCTATCTATGTAACCTCTCGTTTTATCGATGCCATCCACACTCGCTATGTAAAACTGACTGCAATGATTGTAACAAAAAATGCAGATACACTTAATAAAGCCATTCATCAACGTTTAACAAGAGGGATTACGCGTATACCAGCTAAAGGCGGGTATACGTTTGAGGAAAAAGAAATGTTAGTGATTGTTATTACGAGGTACGAGCTGTATGAGCTGAAAAATATTGTTGAAGAAGTCGATCCGGCTGCGTTCACGAACATTGTTGAGACAGCGAACATCTTCGGGTTGTTCCGGAAAGATTAA
- a CDS encoding Cof-type HAD-IIB family hydrolase: MKQRHLIALDLDGTLLPENQTISPRTKEALLKAKRAGHIVAIATGRPYRASKRYYEELNLTSPIINFNGASVHHPLDKQYPTTKETIDLKTSLHLISICKEVGIENMMVEMNDSFYMMKNEGFFANFLTDGIEPIASGSIESLLTEPPTAILVEPQVDRVQALRDTLDQTNTETTLQRWWKSHVSVLEIAPNHVTKATALHEVAKHYNINTEHIIAFGDEENDLEMIQFAGQGIAMGNAIPELKDIAHAVTDSNEEDGIAAYLEKALTL, from the coding sequence ATGAAACAAAGACATTTAATCGCCTTAGATTTAGACGGCACATTACTTCCAGAAAATCAAACGATTTCCCCGCGTACAAAAGAAGCGCTCTTAAAAGCGAAAAGAGCAGGCCATATTGTTGCTATTGCAACTGGGCGACCTTACAGAGCAAGCAAACGCTACTACGAAGAGCTAAATTTGACGTCACCTATTATTAATTTTAATGGTGCGAGTGTTCATCATCCTCTTGATAAACAATACCCGACTACAAAAGAAACCATCGATCTTAAGACAAGCCTTCACCTTATTTCGATTTGTAAAGAAGTCGGCATTGAAAATATGATGGTTGAAATGAATGACTCTTTTTATATGATGAAAAATGAAGGGTTTTTTGCAAATTTTTTAACTGACGGCATTGAGCCCATTGCTTCAGGGTCAATAGAATCATTGTTAACAGAACCACCTACTGCTATTCTAGTTGAACCTCAAGTGGACCGCGTACAAGCATTGCGCGATACTCTCGACCAAACAAATACCGAAACAACGTTACAGCGTTGGTGGAAAAGCCACGTATCTGTTCTTGAGATTGCCCCGAACCATGTTACGAAAGCGACCGCTTTACATGAAGTAGCAAAACATTACAACATTAACACTGAGCATATTATCGCGTTTGGCGACGAGGAAAATGACTTAGAAATGATTCAGTTTGCCGGACAAGGGATTGCAATGGGGAACGCGATTCCAGAGTTAAAAGACATTGCACATGCAGTTACCGATTCAAACGAAGAAGATGGCATTGCTGCGTATCTTGAAAAAGCCTTGACACTTTAA
- a CDS encoding prolyl oligopeptidase family serine peptidase codes for MRIQEDVIHNIPLLIVEEEERGEKPTLFFYHGVTSAKEHNLHIAYTIAKKGFRVVLPDALYHGVRQPGEGSKDPYLHFWTVVQQSIEEFPHLVEAIHERFQTEENQLFIGGTSMGAITSYGILQQYDWVKHACLFMGAPQYEEFAKLMFEIATKRGMNITEEQKEATLEQVRMYDLSRDVQVLEDRQLYIWHGMEDQTVPYQFAHDFIAQLKASSIVQDKQVTFYPEKGADHKITRSAMLDAANWFEKQVESQNRVTM; via the coding sequence ATGCGAATTCAAGAAGATGTGATACATAACATTCCTTTACTGATTGTCGAGGAAGAAGAACGTGGTGAAAAACCAACGTTGTTTTTTTATCATGGCGTCACAAGCGCAAAAGAACATAATTTACATATTGCGTATACGATTGCAAAGAAAGGATTCCGAGTGGTGTTGCCAGATGCGCTTTATCATGGTGTTCGACAGCCAGGAGAGGGCTCAAAAGATCCGTACCTACATTTTTGGACGGTTGTCCAACAGTCAATTGAAGAGTTTCCGCATCTTGTAGAGGCGATTCATGAACGATTTCAAACCGAGGAGAACCAGCTTTTCATTGGTGGTACTTCGATGGGCGCAATTACTTCCTATGGGATCTTACAGCAATATGATTGGGTCAAGCATGCATGTTTGTTTATGGGAGCACCTCAATACGAAGAATTTGCAAAATTAATGTTTGAGATCGCTACAAAACGTGGTATGAACATAACAGAGGAACAAAAAGAAGCCACTTTAGAACAGGTACGTATGTATGATTTATCGCGGGATGTACAGGTACTTGAAGATCGTCAGCTATACATCTGGCACGGTATGGAAGATCAGACGGTTCCTTATCAGTTCGCTCACGATTTTATTGCACAACTAAAAGCATCTTCTATCGTTCAAGACAAGCAAGTGACATTCTATCCTGAAAAAGGGGCGGATCACAAAATAACGCGAAGTGCTATGCTCGATGCTGCGAATTGGTTTGAAAAACAAGTGGAAAGCCAGAACCGGGTGACGATGTAA
- a CDS encoding rhodanese-like domain-containing protein, with product MSKSEDGILQISTDELKDELQNKKPQDEPIVIDVREVTEYEDGHIPGVPLIPMNEVPSMLKEMDEDKSYILVCRSGRRSQNTAMYMKEQGFNNVRNYDGGMLDWDGERSFGQEWIVKEPKELYTKK from the coding sequence ATGAGTAAAAGTGAAGATGGTATTTTACAGATATCTACAGATGAATTGAAAGACGAGTTACAAAACAAAAAACCTCAAGACGAGCCTATTGTTATTGATGTTCGCGAGGTAACTGAATATGAAGATGGACATATCCCAGGGGTTCCACTTATTCCGATGAATGAAGTGCCATCCATGCTTAAAGAAATGGATGAAGACAAGAGCTATATTTTGGTTTGCCGAAGTGGACGAAGAAGTCAAAATACAGCAATGTACATGAAGGAACAGGGGTTCAACAATGTCCGTAATTACGATGGTGGGATGTTAGACTGGGACGGCGAGCGTTCTTTTGGTCAAGAATGGATCGTTAAAGAGCCGAAAGAACTGTACACAAAGAAATAA